One region of Dehalococcoidia bacterium genomic DNA includes:
- a CDS encoding redoxin domain-containing protein, whose translation MKYLLACFIALFVISACASQVHVGDQAPNFTLTDINGKRISLQDFRGKQVVLYLWFLYCPECTEDLAEIQELNNNSDERVIKFLTINPENSSKDVADFFTKNGYSFPVLFDLDGSIYKQYNLRPRSAPYTIIIAPDGKINNITVGNLHYQGGLKRLIGDNVTSFSPSAQTQKTPIIIVPSLQSHGVDELAYVSSETNTNSIYVVNANGEYIANSSGKMDALYHVSWSPNGDKIIFEVVKDINIDQRNMTLISSSDIYSLDIKDHEERRLTSNYPYSNCSPTWIEDDKIVFYSTRGSSYGSFLQNIYIMNADGSNQINLTNCAENVPMVLEPILSPDHLSAAYITGKLFDEDIYVINLVNGNKFEIGHNPTFAPWTWWSPNSKQIAYISASLNGGPESFYLYDVEKQKPIKYYDSPQSYSIMEIAWSPDSNKVAIFEKPQSLYVLDCLSSKFTKLDGICDWVVEMKWIPNNQQIAIIGDRFTNRNLYVIDIGEQSKHKINPEGTAVESYRWSTDNTRIIYCLDDGYLYTTFLPNLNTIKLMQLNKNTIKGLALSPDGLLIAVALSDDTLTVISLNNNKVCLLTNDYYNIGAISWSQNSNILAFEYGTLWDSPFVCSNIQIINFENEEQFIKLDKPISGRSPIWARKEK comes from the coding sequence ATGAAATATTTACTTGCTTGTTTCATAGCACTATTCGTTATATCAGCCTGTGCATCTCAAGTCCATGTTGGTGACCAAGCTCCAAACTTCACACTGACAGATATAAATGGTAAACGTATTAGTCTGCAAGATTTTCGTGGCAAGCAGGTTGTTCTTTATCTTTGGTTTTTATATTGTCCTGAATGTACAGAAGACCTTGCTGAGATTCAAGAGTTGAATAATAATAGTGACGAAAGAGTCATTAAGTTCCTAACCATTAACCCAGAAAATTCATCAAAAGACGTTGCGGATTTTTTCACTAAAAATGGATATAGTTTCCCAGTTTTGTTTGATTTAGATGGAAGTATTTACAAGCAATATAATTTACGACCTCGGTCTGCACCCTACACAATAATTATTGCTCCTGATGGAAAGATTAACAATATTACAGTGGGGAATCTTCATTATCAAGGTGGTTTAAAACGGTTAATTGGAGATAACGTAACATCCTTCAGTCCAAGTGCACAAACTCAAAAGACTCCAATAATTATCGTACCCAGTTTACAATCTCATGGTGTCGATGAACTTGCTTATGTATCTAGCGAAACGAACACGAACTCTATATATGTCGTGAATGCAAACGGGGAATATATTGCTAACTCATCTGGAAAAATGGATGCATTATACCATGTTAGTTGGTCGCCAAACGGAGATAAGATTATTTTTGAAGTGGTTAAAGATATCAATATAGACCAGAGAAATATGACCCTTATTTCTTCGTCTGATATTTATTCTCTTGATATTAAAGACCATGAAGAGCGTAGACTTACTTCAAATTATCCGTATAGCAATTGTTCTCCCACATGGATTGAAGACGATAAAATCGTATTTTATTCAACAAGGGGAAGTTCGTATGGCAGTTTTTTACAAAATATATACATCATGAACGCAGACGGAAGTAATCAGATAAATTTAACTAATTGTGCAGAGAATGTACCTATGGTATTAGAACCAATATTATCGCCTGACCACTTGTCTGCAGCATATATTACGGGTAAGTTATTCGATGAAGATATATATGTGATAAACCTAGTGAATGGAAATAAATTTGAAATAGGCCATAATCCAACATTTGCACCCTGGACTTGGTGGTCTCCAAACAGTAAACAGATAGCGTATATATCTGCCTCTCTAAACGGGGGGCCTGAATCATTTTATCTCTACGATGTCGAAAAACAGAAACCGATAAAATACTATGATAGCCCTCAATCTTATTCTATTATGGAAATAGCATGGTCGCCAGACAGTAACAAAGTCGCTATTTTTGAAAAACCGCAGAGCTTGTATGTTTTAGATTGTCTGAGTTCCAAGTTTACAAAACTTGATGGGATATGTGACTGGGTAGTAGAGATGAAATGGATACCTAATAACCAACAAATAGCCATTATTGGTGACAGGTTTACAAACAGAAACTTGTATGTAATTGATATTGGTGAGCAGAGTAAGCATAAAATCAATCCAGAGGGAACGGCAGTCGAGTCGTATCGATGGTCAACTGATAATACAAGAATCATTTATTGCTTAGATGATGGATATCTTTACACAACTTTCCTACCCAACTTAAATACCATAAAACTAATGCAACTTAATAAAAATACGATAAAAGGGTTAGCTTTGTCACCAGACGGTTTATTAATCGCTGTTGCTCTGAGTGACGATACTCTAACTGTAATTTCATTAAACAATAACAAGGTGTGCTTGTTAACTAATGATTATTACAATATTGGAGCAATTTCTTGGTCGCAAAACAGTAACATACTTGCATTTGAATACGGAACTTTATGGGATAGTCCGTTTGTATGCAGTAACATTCAAATCATCAATTTCGAAAACGAGGAACAGTTCATTAAATTAGATAAACCAATCTCAGGACGCTCTCCAATTTGGGCGAGAAAGGAAAAATAA
- a CDS encoding zinc ribbon domain-containing protein, producing MQQQYQCPNCRYPVAYGNNFCGHCRQQLIWQQLMPPSPPVHHQQTPQGIIGKSHEQNTSGQGGQSIIPDEKRIKLPKLNIRFDFELFQAIEDNDRKLAEQLKAKYGDDVYNSNFYNLLSIEDANSVDSLHLKLVSVEKMNFNDILCESIKIETEKVRKRIEELENIKNLRNGIEEV from the coding sequence ATGCAACAACAGTATCAATGCCCTAATTGTAGGTATCCAGTTGCTTATGGGAATAATTTCTGTGGACATTGTAGACAACAACTAATCTGGCAACAATTAATGCCACCTTCACCACCAGTACACCATCAGCAAACACCACAAGGCATTATTGGGAAATCACACGAGCAAAACACTTCTGGACAAGGTGGTCAATCAATAATACCCGATGAAAAGCGTATTAAACTTCCAAAACTCAATATTCGTTTCGACTTTGAGTTGTTTCAAGCAATTGAGGACAATGACCGTAAACTGGCTGAACAGCTCAAAGCAAAATATGGGGATGATGTTTATAATTCCAATTTTTATAACCTGCTTAGTATCGAAGACGCTAACTCAGTAGACTCACTTCATCTTAAACTAGTATCAGTTGAAAAAATGAATTTCAATGATATTTTATGCGAAAGTATCAAAATAGAGACTGAAAAAGTACGCAAAAGGATAGAGGAGCTTGAGAATATAAAAAATTTACGCAACGGGATTGAGGAAGTGTAA
- a CDS encoding redoxin domain-containing protein, with translation MLWDDTYRKDAAEYEIYLRMHHKEKNDYEKLLSNLEREWSEKSVKEENYISLKKEYTAKLQETKKYISKLKFQITALIKKCNKDIDKIDSQIEQIKLRHKVGEYSEEKLKELLSPSETERRQFESLIIELKRIHGLKYIPKPTTDDVVSETEPSQPRRSPIPTSSTSISTAEEQAPEISAPMSFEEPPPILVPAVFKKSSPVRVKKSLWIMASITMFVILILCFVIWNIEVHKKVIPQIGDQAPNFSLPDMNGKTVNLQDFHGKGVVLYLWDTSCPYCKNDLSWINELNGCTYDEAIIFLTINISDSRGTAIKYFEENGYSIPVLNDMRGTVIKQYVKYTLGHTYPDTILIGSNGQIRNVKVGPFQSKTELKTFIESGLTPRWDNTPPQIYDINLSKASILSWKTDEETHSNIQGFRNSVGGAGVTLGENWTRYHSVNETVCTNGYYDQIQINSYDRCGNSASKVFTLPNCINLGCRAPDFTATSTNNQDITLSAVPSKMTLLHFWLLGCGACEKELPLIQKLYYERPREELEILAVNVRGDIYSINDFVTANGYRLIILLDTEGIIDAAYHNPRFPTTFLLDCNKVIINKHDGAFQNYEEIVDFVGQYPKLPGK, from the coding sequence ATGTTATGGGATGATACGTATCGTAAAGATGCAGCGGAGTATGAAATCTATCTGCGTATGCATCATAAAGAAAAAAACGATTACGAGAAGCTTTTATCTAATCTTGAACGTGAGTGGTCAGAAAAATCAGTTAAAGAAGAAAACTACATATCGCTTAAAAAGGAATACACAGCGAAACTACAGGAAACAAAGAAGTACATTTCAAAGCTGAAATTCCAGATTACAGCACTCATTAAAAAATGTAATAAAGACATAGATAAAATCGATAGCCAAATTGAACAAATTAAATTGCGGCACAAAGTTGGTGAATATTCAGAGGAGAAACTCAAAGAACTATTATCACCATCTGAAACAGAAAGAAGGCAATTTGAATCCTTAATAATCGAACTGAAACGCATACATGGCTTGAAATATATACCTAAACCAACTACCGATGATGTTGTATCAGAAACAGAACCGAGTCAGCCTAGAAGGTCTCCTATCCCAACGTCATCTACTTCTATTTCAACAGCTGAAGAGCAAGCCCCCGAAATATCAGCACCAATGAGTTTTGAAGAACCGCCTCCTATTTTGGTACCTGCTGTATTTAAAAAGTCTTCACCTGTAAGAGTAAAGAAGAGTCTGTGGATTATGGCTTCGATTACTATGTTTGTAATATTAATTCTCTGTTTTGTTATTTGGAATATAGAAGTGCATAAAAAGGTAATCCCTCAGATTGGAGACCAAGCTCCAAACTTCTCTCTCCCAGATATGAATGGTAAAACGGTTAACCTTCAGGACTTTCACGGAAAGGGTGTTGTTCTTTACCTTTGGGACACATCATGTCCTTACTGCAAAAATGACCTTAGCTGGATAAATGAATTAAATGGCTGCACCTATGACGAAGCAATAATATTTTTAACTATTAATATCTCAGATTCACGTGGAACAGCTATTAAATATTTTGAGGAAAATGGATATAGTATTCCCGTTTTAAATGATATGCGTGGGACGGTTATTAAGCAGTATGTAAAGTACACCTTAGGCCATACGTATCCAGATACTATTCTTATTGGTTCAAATGGCCAGATTCGTAATGTAAAAGTCGGGCCCTTCCAAAGCAAGACTGAATTAAAAACATTTATAGAATCAGGTTTAACCCCCCGTTGGGATAATACTCCTCCACAAATTTATGATATTAATCTTTCTAAGGCCTCTATTTTGAGTTGGAAAACGGATGAGGAAACACATAGTAATATACAAGGGTTTCGTAATAGTGTCGGAGGTGCTGGAGTCACTCTTGGTGAAAATTGGACAAGATATCATAGCGTAAATGAAACAGTTTGCACTAATGGCTACTATGACCAAATTCAAATCAACTCGTATGACCGCTGCGGTAATTCTGCTTCAAAAGTTTTTACACTGCCCAACTGCATAAATTTAGGTTGTAGAGCTCCTGATTTCACAGCAACTTCAACTAATAATCAGGATATAACGCTGTCCGCAGTACCTAGCAAAATGACTCTACTTCACTTCTGGCTACTCGGATGTGGTGCATGTGAAAAGGAACTTCCATTAATCCAAAAACTATATTATGAGCGTCCTAGAGAAGAACTTGAGATATTGGCTGTGAATGTTAGAGGTGACATATACAGCATAAATGACTTCGTTACTGCAAATGGTTATAGATTAATTATTTTACTAGATACAGAAGGCATAATAGATGCCGCCTATCATAATCCAAGGTTCCCCACAACCTTTTTATTGGATTGCAATAAGGTAATTATTAACAAGCATGACGGTGCCTTTCAAAATTATGAAGAAATCGTTGATTTTGTAGGTCAGTATCCAAAACTTCCTGGTAAATAG
- a CDS encoding redoxin domain-containing protein codes for MKYLLACFIALFVISACTPNNSINNVETFPKIGDKIPNISWTTINGEKIDLNQFKGSWVLLCYWCSCPVHRNDILTIHNVYDSLYDKNLDVIVINDTYAQIELEAFGKQNNVPFYLIEDNQKTIDKLVPFGNRPIYLLIDGSGDLHAIEIGTFRSGENSVNNVINFLDDVIKVRIDNITVTNITSNRATVRWKTDKAVPCWLEIHPQGDPIGKCIGKTNPNTFHELILNCNPNTAYTFNVAASGLDNSLINDASNRSSEFSFQTLPNWVTSLYEVDSTKPKISNVKVSIITDTSAELYWETDVEAQVTATICKYISSTDAPLNSQKIDFIEDIYFTKKHSFTISSLEPRRLYDVGLNAKDRMGRVADYSVEFLTQPSNYTHGAKISNISLYDITDRSAKLKWSTDKSVWSSACYKYECSSGDINTEHSYTLSYGLEPDTEYWVQILAHGESVSDVFNFRTLKTTDKVDMK; via the coding sequence ATGAAATATTTACTTGCTTGTTTCATAGCACTATTCGTTATATCAGCCTGCACACCAAATAACTCAATAAACAACGTTGAGACATTCCCAAAAATCGGAGATAAGATACCGAATATCTCATGGACTACTATCAATGGCGAAAAGATTGATTTAAATCAGTTTAAAGGCAGTTGGGTGCTACTATGCTATTGGTGCTCTTGCCCTGTACATAGGAATGACATACTGACTATTCATAATGTTTATGATTCATTATATGATAAGAATCTCGATGTCATTGTAATTAATGATACTTATGCTCAGATAGAATTAGAGGCATTTGGAAAACAAAACAATGTACCGTTTTATTTAATTGAAGATAATCAAAAAACAATTGATAAACTTGTACCATTTGGCAACAGGCCAATATATCTCTTAATTGATGGGAGTGGGGATTTACATGCTATCGAAATAGGTACATTTCGCTCTGGCGAAAATAGCGTTAACAATGTAATCAATTTCCTTGATGATGTGATTAAGGTAAGAATCGATAATATTACAGTCACTAATATTACTTCAAATAGGGCAACTGTGAGATGGAAAACAGATAAGGCAGTACCGTGTTGGTTGGAAATTCACCCCCAAGGTGACCCAATCGGAAAGTGCATCGGCAAGACAAATCCAAATACATTTCATGAATTGATATTAAACTGTAATCCCAACACAGCTTACACTTTTAACGTAGCTGCTAGTGGATTAGATAATTCTTTAATTAACGATGCAAGCAATCGTAGTAGTGAATTTTCATTTCAAACATTACCAAATTGGGTTACTTCTTTATATGAGGTTGACTCTACTAAACCAAAAATATCGAATGTTAAAGTTTCTATAATTACAGATACGAGTGCAGAGTTATATTGGGAAACTGATGTGGAAGCTCAAGTCACCGCTACAATCTGTAAATATATATCCAGTACTGATGCGCCCTTAAACTCCCAGAAAATTGATTTTATAGAAGACATATATTTTACAAAGAAACATAGCTTTACAATTAGCTCTCTTGAGCCAAGACGATTATATGACGTTGGTTTAAATGCCAAAGATAGAATGGGAAGGGTTGCCGATTACAGTGTCGAATTTTTAACACAACCTTCAAATTATACTCACGGAGCGAAGATATCCAATATATCTTTATATGACATCACGGACAGGAGTGCTAAATTAAAATGGTCAACTGACAAGTCAGTATGGAGTTCAGCCTGCTATAAATATGAGTGCTCTTCTGGGGACATCAACACTGAGCATTCATATACACTATCCTATGGTCTGGAACCCGATACAGAATACTGGGTGCAAATTCTAGCACATGGGGAATCGGTATCTGATGTATTCAACTTCAGAACATTAAAGACAACAGATAAGGTAGATATGAAATGA
- a CDS encoding tyrosine-type recombinase/integrase — translation MEKFISSRPDGCSKRTIEFYEYTLTHFIGYPLSPDGVNAYLKSLTCHNGKARFYQALKTLISWLYSNSYIHDKVIDKVPSPKIQKKLLPAVSKEQLEVLINHCHCERDRALISFLWYSGVRLSECANVHAKDFDWGEGTVTILGKGNKYRKALAGNGVIGKWFDEHDSFEISRAGIKTMLKRLSKETGIKSNAHSYRRGFCIHNIKSGLSTRIVQNLGGWESISMVERYSKSLSFEDALQVYKDVNGSNQLPR, via the coding sequence TTGGAGAAGTTTATTTCTTCTCGCCCCGATGGTTGTAGTAAGCGAACTATTGAATTTTACGAATATACTTTAACTCATTTTATTGGTTATCCCCTAAGTCCAGATGGAGTTAATGCTTATCTAAAATCACTTACCTGTCATAATGGCAAAGCAAGATTCTATCAAGCTCTCAAAACTCTCATTTCATGGCTATACAGCAATAGCTATATTCACGACAAGGTTATTGACAAAGTTCCTAGCCCAAAAATTCAAAAGAAGCTATTGCCTGCGGTATCAAAAGAACAATTAGAAGTTCTGATAAATCATTGTCATTGTGAACGTGATAGAGCATTAATTAGTTTCTTATGGTACTCAGGAGTAAGGCTGAGTGAATGTGCTAATGTGCACGCTAAAGACTTTGACTGGGGTGAAGGTACAGTAACCATTCTGGGCAAGGGTAACAAGTATCGTAAGGCTTTAGCTGGTAATGGTGTTATCGGAAAGTGGTTTGATGAGCATGATAGTTTTGAAATATCAAGAGCTGGCATTAAAACTATGCTTAAACGATTGTCTAAAGAAACTGGCATTAAGTCCAACGCCCATAGCTATAGAAGAGGGTTTTGTATTCACAATATTAAGTCTGGGTTATCCACTCGTATTGTGCAAAATCTAGGCGGTTGGGAAAGCATTTCTATGGTTGAAAGGTATTCAAAATCTTTATCCTTTGAGGATGCTCTTCAAGTCTACAAAGATGTGAACGGCTCAAATCAGTTACCTCGTTAG
- a CDS encoding lamin tail domain-containing protein, with protein sequence MLSFKPLEAGPSSLLSVLILLAVLAVACASPLPSQPTPGDDNSQPTAEPAQIPAAPPPEPAESENVSTTVATPGSPVRIKLIHYRGTLSRIGCCNPGLYERDEFVVIQNVGDTYVDIVDWRLTNITRGYPTFIFPSHFPCVPYELPPPDPTEEIISTESYYSLTKNPAQSEIYRFTTNPQQSKPTNVPNSEIDWASCTPVEPLDETPMQPIAGEQGVPPQCILYPGQTILVFTDEIHCQTGGFSFNWGLGNIWNNVTADTAALYNARGEEVSRRSYLVGR encoded by the coding sequence ATGTTATCTTTTAAGCCGCTTGAAGCCGGCCCATCATCGCTGCTGAGTGTCCTCATCCTGCTTGCCGTGCTGGCTGTGGCCTGTGCATCACCCCTGCCGTCGCAACCGACGCCGGGCGACGATAATTCTCAACCCACGGCTGAGCCGGCGCAGATACCGGCTGCTCCTCCACCGGAACCGGCTGAATCCGAGAACGTCTCCACAACAGTTGCCACTCCGGGATCGCCCGTCCGGATAAAGCTTATCCACTACAGGGGCACGCTCAGCAGGATCGGTTGCTGCAATCCGGGACTTTACGAGAGAGATGAATTCGTTGTCATCCAGAATGTCGGAGATACGTATGTCGATATCGTCGACTGGCGTCTGACCAATATTACCAGGGGCTATCCCACTTTCATATTCCCGTCGCACTTCCCCTGCGTCCCCTACGAGCTGCCGCCGCCGGACCCGACCGAGGAAATAATATCGACCGAAAGCTATTACTCCTTGACCAAGAACCCGGCGCAGTCCGAGATCTACAGGTTCACGACAAATCCCCAGCAGTCCAAACCGACCAATGTGCCCAACAGTGAAATAGACTGGGCTTCATGCACGCCGGTGGAACCGCTGGACGAGACGCCCATGCAGCCGATAGCGGGCGAACAGGGAGTGCCGCCGCAGTGCATCCTCTACCCCGGTCAAACGATACTGGTATTCACAGATGAAATTCACTGCCAGACCGGAGGCTTCTCCTTCAACTGGGGACTGGGCAATATCTGGAACAACGTGACCGCCGATACGGCCGCGCTGTATAACGCCCGCGGCGAAGAGGTATCGCGCAGGAGCTACCTTGTCGGCAGATAG
- a CDS encoding zinc-ribbon domain-containing protein yields the protein MQQWIRCTRCGANNAPGQKFCNACGTPLPTVCPNCGTPAGPGSTFCARCGMTFSGMPQQTGYYPPQQPGYPQQPGYPQQPAYPQQPGYPQQPGYPQQPGYPQQPGYPQQPGYPQQPPGYPPQQTGYYPPQQPGYPPQPGYPQQPPGYPPQPGYPQQPGYPQQPGYPPGYPPQQPPRGAYPPGARPPQQGGGKGMLILLLVVLIAGLAGFGYWAYSQGYLKGILNFGSDNTTTSTGKQKDTVPPTISGVEVSAKAINEVGIIWKTDKPSSSQVEWGPKGSFGNKTTLQDDPVSGTSIGVTDHGVIVKGLTANTEYQYRVLSHTDGNVDAVSATNTFTTPSAD from the coding sequence ATGCAGCAATGGATAAGATGCACCAGATGCGGCGCCAATAATGCTCCCGGACAGAAATTCTGTAACGCATGCGGTACACCCCTGCCGACCGTCTGCCCCAATTGCGGAACCCCGGCAGGTCCCGGCAGCACTTTCTGCGCCAGGTGCGGCATGACATTCAGCGGTATGCCCCAGCAGACCGGATATTACCCTCCGCAGCAGCCGGGATATCCTCAGCAACCTGGCTATCCGCAGCAACCGGCATATCCGCAACAGCCGGGCTATCCTCAGCAACCGGGCTATCCTCAGCAACCGGGCTATCCGCAACAGCCGGGATACCCGCAACAGCCTGGATATCCGCAGCAGCCCCCCGGCTACCCGCCTCAACAGACCGGCTATTATCCTCCGCAGCAGCCGGGTTATCCTCCACAGCCGGGATATCCGCAGCAACCGCCCGGTTATCCGCCGCAGCCGGGATATCCGCAACAGCCCGGCTATCCCCAGCAACCGGGATATCCGCCGGGCTATCCTCCGCAGCAGCCGCCACGCGGAGCGTATCCGCCGGGCGCAAGGCCACCCCAGCAAGGCGGCGGCAAAGGCATGCTCATATTGCTGCTGGTTGTTCTGATTGCCGGCCTGGCAGGCTTCGGTTACTGGGCTTACAGCCAGGGCTACCTCAAGGGCATACTTAACTTCGGCAGCGATAACACCACCACCTCCACAGGGAAACAGAAGGACACTGTGCCGCCCACCATCAGCGGCGTAGAAGTTAGCGCCAAGGCCATAAACGAAGTCGGCATTATCTGGAAGACGGACAAGCCATCCAGTTCTCAGGTGGAATGGGGTCCCAAGGGATCGTTCGGCAACAAGACGACACTACAGGATGACCCCGTGAGCGGTACCAGCATCGGTGTCACCGATCACGGGGTTATCGTCAAGGGATTAACGGCAAATACTGAATACCAGTACCGTGTGTTATCACATACCGACGGCAACGTTGACGCCGTATCCGCCACCAATACTTTCACGACACCTTCGGCAGATTAA
- a CDS encoding fibronectin type III domain-containing protein, giving the protein MYQSTVPCPKCGAQNLRGQWVCAYCGNTLVVYCPSCHTGNAIDSQYCHACHAVLAYTGVPPAQPQYQPQPQQPQPYPQYPQYPPGQTDQGQYPPQYPPYPPPGYPPQQPPYPDYQAGYGQPGDYKPYSVHGGEAYAGGGLDGLIDRLKEFVRNTNPILLSSLVVLVVGLTIFLILAFQFGWIKTGSAPKVETVKDTTAPVITYLTYEPGENRSIIIIWATNEPASTRVEWGIAPVFNQFTLIENDPQVGQGTLSHRVTLTNLLPNTSYIYRAISYDKAGNKCMSPTMPFQTTNY; this is encoded by the coding sequence ATGTATCAATCAACAGTACCCTGCCCTAAATGCGGCGCGCAGAACCTGCGGGGACAGTGGGTATGCGCGTACTGCGGAAATACGCTTGTCGTTTATTGTCCATCCTGCCATACCGGCAACGCCATCGACAGCCAGTATTGCCACGCCTGCCATGCAGTTCTCGCGTATACCGGCGTTCCGCCGGCTCAACCACAGTATCAACCCCAACCCCAGCAGCCTCAACCATATCCGCAGTACCCGCAATATCCTCCCGGGCAAACTGACCAGGGCCAGTACCCTCCGCAGTATCCACCCTACCCTCCACCCGGTTATCCACCACAGCAACCACCCTACCCGGACTACCAGGCCGGATACGGCCAGCCCGGCGATTATAAACCATACTCGGTTCACGGCGGCGAAGCCTACGCCGGAGGCGGGCTGGACGGCCTGATCGACAGGCTCAAAGAGTTCGTGCGCAATACCAATCCCATTCTCCTCTCTTCGCTGGTGGTGCTGGTAGTCGGTCTGACCATCTTCCTCATCCTGGCCTTCCAGTTCGGCTGGATCAAGACGGGTTCGGCGCCCAAAGTAGAAACAGTTAAAGATACCACAGCTCCTGTGATAACTTATTTAACTTATGAGCCCGGTGAAAATAGAAGCATTATAATAATTTGGGCAACCAATGAGCCAGCAAGTACGCGGGTCGAGTGGGGTATCGCACCTGTTTTCAACCAATTCACACTTATAGAAAACGATCCCCAAGTTGGCCAAGGTACACTTTCACATAGGGTAACATTGACTAACCTGCTACCAAACACCAGCTATATTTACCGCGCAATATCATATGACAAAGCAGGGAACAAATGCATGAGTCCTACTATGCCATTCCAAACTACGAACTACTAG
- a CDS encoding zinc ribbon domain-containing protein gives MQQNFLCPICWQENTAGSTVCSHCHSQLGVLGAVNSNCPHPGCRWPRVPYDRFCGNCGSPLQPICPNCGNNISRDSRYCPKCSFFCGGGREGLK, from the coding sequence ATGCAGCAAAACTTTCTCTGTCCCATCTGCTGGCAAGAAAATACGGCCGGCAGCACGGTGTGCAGCCACTGCCACTCACAACTCGGCGTTCTGGGCGCCGTCAATTCCAATTGCCCCCATCCCGGCTGCCGATGGCCGCGCGTACCCTACGACCGCTTCTGCGGCAACTGCGGAAGCCCTCTGCAACCCATCTGCCCTAACTGCGGCAACAACATCTCCAGGGACTCGAGATACTGCCCCAAATGCAGCTTTTTCTGCGGCGGGGGCCGGGAAGGATTAAAATAA
- a CDS encoding exodeoxyribonuclease III, translated as MSDQIKLISWNVVSMRNMLDKANLAPDGQPHLPFLDWLKRESPDVVCFQETKLQQSQLPPALENPAGYFTLWNFAEKKGYSGVATFSRNKPLSHSSGLGIERFDSEGRVLMTEHPGFKLFNIYFPKAYSPKEVATARKEGAGNADKMAERLPFKLAFYDALLEHVDRLSERGEKIVICGDFNVAHTEIDLARPRENRETSGFLPEERAWMDKLIDHGYVDTFRHIYKDAGHYTWWSYRFKAREKDIGWRLDYFFISRNLTESLTGAFILKNVLGSDHCPVGITLKIG; from the coding sequence ATGAGCGATCAGATCAAGCTTATCTCCTGGAACGTGGTCAGCATGCGAAACATGCTGGATAAGGCCAACCTGGCGCCGGACGGACAACCACATTTGCCCTTTCTCGACTGGTTGAAACGGGAATCGCCCGACGTTGTCTGTTTCCAGGAAACGAAGCTGCAGCAGTCCCAGCTCCCTCCCGCCCTCGAAAACCCGGCCGGCTACTTCACGCTCTGGAATTTCGCAGAGAAGAAGGGCTACAGCGGTGTGGCCACATTCAGCCGTAATAAGCCTCTTTCCCACAGCAGCGGGCTGGGGATAGAAAGGTTCGACAGCGAGGGCAGGGTGCTGATGACCGAACACCCCGGATTCAAACTCTTCAACATCTATTTTCCCAAGGCCTATTCGCCAAAGGAGGTGGCCACAGCCCGCAAAGAGGGCGCAGGAAATGCCGATAAAATGGCGGAACGGCTGCCCTTCAAGCTGGCCTTTTACGATGCGCTGCTGGAACACGTGGACCGATTATCGGAGCGGGGCGAAAAAATTGTTATCTGCGGCGACTTCAATGTAGCCCATACCGAGATAGACCTTGCCCGTCCCAGGGAAAACCGCGAGACCTCCGGATTCCTGCCCGAGGAACGCGCATGGATGGATAAGCTGATCGACCATGGGTACGTCGACACCTTCCGCCATATCTATAAGGACGCCGGGCATTACACCTGGTGGAGCTACCGCTTCAAAGCACGGGAAAAAGATATCGGTTGGCGTCTCGACTATTTCTTTATCTCACGCAATCTGACCGAATCGCTGACCGGCGCATTCATCCTCAAAAACGTGCTGGGATCGGACCACTGCCCGGTGGGCATAACGTTGAAAATAGGCTGA